TTCTTTCAAAAGGTGACGTCTACCTATATTATTCTCGTACAATTTGCTCAATAATTCTTTATCAGTGCGCGCTTTTTCAACCAAAGTAAGCTCAGCGTTAGTGAtatctttaatattaagtttataatCAGCTAAGACATCGAGGAAATTATAAGGCTGACAATctaaaagaatttttgcaaGCTTTGGCCCTATGAGAAGTTTTtcgtcactttttaatttatattccttAAAGGTCGATATATTCTTTAAGAAAGTTTCCTTAATgttttctgttacctcttcgtttttaataaaatgcctTATAACAACAGCATGTAACCCTTCCACACATTCTGGCTCATCGGTATTGCCGTCTAGTCCTAAGTTTTGTCCAAATTTCATCATCATATCCCAGGTGTCGACGGACAGTCTCCACACACAGGCGCGCTTCACCAGGGACCTCACAACTGCTGCTCGCAAGTTGCTGGGCTCATTCATATGCTTTGCCACCAACaaattcagaagcttggctacCTGCTCCGGTACTCCTCCACATTTGCTCACGAGTACCAGAAATATATTCATTCTTCCTTCTACTGAATTTTCAACGAGTATTTTATTGCTCAGCTCCTGATATGTTTCACTGAATCCTTTAAATCGGTATTTATCGAATAATAACTCCAAGGGGGTTTTATGGATATAGCAACCCATGTTTTCGTCTGCATAAGCACCATATGACATTCCACATTTAAAATTACACGCCATTCCACATAAAGGAAACATAATATCATCAAGTTCTTCATATTCTCTGGGATCATGCTTTTTGTCTTCGAAATTACTTCTAATATTAGTTTCCTCAACATTCTTCATACTAGGCATAGGGTAAGGGAACTCTTTAAGCTTATCACCATAGCATTTTTCAACAAAAACCAGTTTTTTGAAAGCGGCCCGTTCTTTTACATTAatcctttttattattcgttctACTTTTTTGAatacattaaataaaacaatttcttcAGCTCTAGCTAGTCTTAGGACCACATCTTTTGCCTCTTCACTGCTTAAGAAGCTCGCTACACTTTTAACGTTAAGAAAATACCCAGCATATAGCTCCAGCTTAGCATTAAATCTATCTTTATGATTTTTCATTATGAAACAAGTAGCTTCTGGGCTGAGCTGTCCAAAATTTGACAAACtgtaatatttttcaataatgtCCAAATACGCCGTAGGTTTCGCTTTTAGAACACTCTGTAtgcttttaaaataagtttcttCGTTTTCAAAATACCGCGATAGAGCCTCCTTATTAGTTTGAAGACTTTCGAAATATACTTGGGCAGCCTGGGGACAACtctcacatattatttttaagtcttGAGGATTCAATTTATCGACGATATTATTAATTTCGGTCATCATGTAATCAGGAGAACAGTGCCAAAAAAATTTAATGGCAATTCCATGGCGatctttataatattcataaaattcTTGGCATCTTGCGTGGTCCTTAAGATTTTTCTGTAACCAGTGCCTCATTTTGTTAACGGCAGGTTGGATCATGTGTgggaataccacgttctccaAATACCGAGGGTTAATCAAGTCACGATACTGTGGCTCCAGCAGCCAAAGGGCCTTCAGCGCACGACTGACGTATAACATGTCGTCGTCCTTTAGGTTATTTAGTATATACTCGACATTTCTACATTTAGAAGCTAAATCTATCTTATACAATCTATCGATGGGCAGTTTTTCTTCAGCTGTAAGCACTGATTGCAGGTCTAGTTTTTGCTGGAATGCTTTGTTGACAATACCATTGAAATGTTGATGTCTTTGACCTAATGTGGATCCCTCCAGAACTACAGGTATATTTGATGCCATCtgtaaagataaaataatattaatattaataaaacataaaaatacaaacTATTTAAGTACTGTGACACTATAACTATTATAATGAAGActgaagtatttttatttactaaagaTGTACAAATGGTATAAAGTTAATCAGaaactattaaattataataatatcacattttcgaagtaaataaatacttataatattattctgaatTATAATGCAACGTTAATCGTTActtagttaaataaaaataatttatattaagtatatttattgccagaatgtagtgtattatattttttattaataatagagATCTtacatattttagaaaaaaaaatagtaaggaTGTACTTATTTGATtcttcctacgaataataaaaactgaaacgtaactaactcccatacttcaatcgttttgaatttggttccttttcgcacactgaAATAAGGCAATGTAACTACGaaacactacattcaaattgacaaattAAAGCTGTTGACAATCATTATCACTTCTTTaattaattacacaaaatttttgcatgtattcggacgtctttttgcataaattatgcatgtattcgggtcacattttgtaggaTCGGAACAAGTTTTTGACACAGTTGCTcttccttattttttattattcgtaggatcaAGTAGGATTCCACAATTTTTGTTGAATTGTAGGTAAGTATTGTTATCTTTAAAACCAAActcattacattaaaaataatttctatgTAGTTCGCAACAAGAAGCTGATGTCTTTTTTGTTAGTAAtaagataacttacttttaatacgTGATACCATAATACCTACATGAATATTTATACCTACATTGTAAATCTCGTTTCTTgaaaaatatagtaagtaaTGCATTATGtaccaaaatattttaagtcaaTCTCGCaccttaagtaagtatataaaagcaTATTGTTCACAAGCCACATAATACTTCGTCTAATAATACGAATGACTCATCGTCTGCTAGTTAAAAAATGTGTTGTTTACCTTGACGACCCCGAAATACTTTTCGTCTAATTCCGTACACTACGGACACAGGAAATTACGGCACTTAAAATCACtgagtatattattaaataaaaatctttaaaataacttttttacgCTTCTTTTAGCGTGCACGCCCAACACACATCAACAAAAACAAACTGCTCTCATCTGTCAAACTCACGTCAAACTGTACACGCGCGCCATCTCTAGGTTTATGCTTGTAGTTTTAGTACAAATTTTAAACACAGATGTCGCtagtaataacatttttaaaagtatagtgcgtcaagaaagtcatgacaggcgggaaaattttctaaacgtaatcacgcttaaaaggtgtatATTTTTCATTGTATTTTCACAAAGAACGCTTTAaatcacattttaaatattgtcaattTGCCCATTTTTATTTCGAATTAATTaagttctttaatttttatttcatttaaaaattttcccgcctgtcatgactttcttgacagactatagttaaAATAGTGtcaaagaaatttttttttttatgaaataagggggcaaacgagcaaacggctcacctgatggtaagcaacttccgtcgcccatgggcactcgcagcatcagaagagctgtaggtgcgttgccggccttttaagagggaatagggtaataggggagggtagggatgggaaggaattaggggagggtagggaagggaataaagtaggggattgggcctccggtaaactcactcactgggcgaaacaaagcgctagcgctgtttcacgtaggttttctgtgagaacgtggtatttctccggtcgagccggcccattcgtgccgaagcatggctctcccaccaccaccatataaatatttatagtaaaaatctatatatataaaactcaaaggtgactgactgattgacatagtgatctatcaacgcacagagCAAACCACggaacggatcgggctgaaatttggcatgcaggtagatgatatgacgtaggcatccgctaagaaaggattttgataaattccaaccccaagggattcaaataggggatgaaattttgtatacatataataatacttcttagcgcgagcgaagccgcgggcaaaagctcgtataaatataaagtataaattatatgtatgtatagtataaagtataaattattGAAACCCTGTTCTGAGATTGAAACACTAacaacaaattgtaataatccgtggtaaaaataataattaataatgtaacggtacttacctacttttaaGTTAgcttttttataacatttgaTATTGTAATACAttcaacattattatttatactgacGATATGATGAAGATGCTTCTTAATTTAACACTGTAAAAcaccgcgcactgtaaaactctgaaacgaaCTGTCTGTTGTCATCAGCTATTTCCAGATAATTACgaactgcaaaccttcaaaaagaTAGCGTAAAGGCTGGCAGCACAAAGacaaagcacctgcagctcttctgatgttgacagtgtccataggcgactgtagttgctttccatcaggtgacccctttgcacgtttgccctttattttataaaaaagacaATGTAGAAATTATGGCTGTTTAACCACTGTTAGTACTATATCTCaaagtatattaattactagctgttgcccgcgacttcgtccgcgtcagcaaaatgtgataacgaaGATCATAATAAGAAAGAGAGAATTTTCccgaacaaaataaataaaaaaataacaaatatccTGCTCCATTATCGAAAGTctgttaaaaagtagcctaagttactccttattacatcagctatctgccaaaaaaagtcccgtcaaaatcacccccgccgtttcagagattagccggaacaaacagacagacatacagacagacaaaaattgtaaaaaaatgctattttgcTATACGAGTATGTATCGTAAGTACATTCATATAGATGTAGtaagaaacggttctttcaatattacaaacagacacttcaattttatttatatgtatagatgtatagataattgTCATGTCCTTATAAACTTTTTTGATTGGCTATTTAGGattctattttgtttttactaggTTCTTACTGTGTTTTTAAAGACCATGACTAAAATACCTAAaaattaatagataatattatgtaaagcccgacttttttacttacttttttgAATGCCCAATACGAAATTATTAGTTGAATATGTTTAGGTACCAATTTCACATAGTGAATTGCATTCATAATTACTGTTATTTATGACATTGTTGTATTACATTTTCTTTTCGTTACATTGTGTTCTGATCTGACGGTCATCATTATTATGACGTGGTAGTAGTATGGGAGACAAGTTTAAATACGACTTTAGCGTTTTGTACTCTATGCTTTGGTAGTAGAGCTCAAATTAATTTGAGTTAATGGACTACAATTTAACGtgtgatttaaatattaacattaGCACATTCGTGGAAAGCACACATTTCATGGTGCTTATTCTTAGGGTTGCCAATGTCATGGAAAATAATgctacttatattttaatttgtttttggtTTTCCGTTCTCCTTTGCCATTAGATTTACtggttttgtaaaaaaaaaaacctgcattcatacatattatattgcttGAAAATACTCGAAGTCTTTTAGGGGTTAGGTCATCTTTTCCCAAATCCCTTGCagaagtttaatttttaaatttaaatattattatatctctatgaataataaataggtagtttttattattcgtagttataTCTTCACAAATAAGTCAAATTGTTTCTAGTTTGGACGAGGAAGTCAGATATCAAAGATAGGTTTTGGcacatttcattttttttacgtAAGGGtcaatcagaccgcaacgcggcgATTTCTAAATTTGAATGGATTTGAAAGATTTGCGAGACGTCCGCTCATGAAATCTGTCAGTTCAGTAAAAATTTGCGCTCTGAACTCACCCttacgtaaaaaaaattgtttaccgATTTTACTGTCCAAATTATCGAGTAAGTCTCACTTTTACTGTGTTATACAAACCTTGCTAGGTTTATGAGCACTTTAAGTAAGAAAGAAGTTGTGATTGTACATACTTATAATGTACTTAttacggcaacgcacctgcagctcttctgatgttgcgagtgtccatgggcgacggcagttgcttaccattaggtgacccgtttgcccccttatttaataaaaaaaaaaacataaataaaatgagtTCCTTCCTTTCTTCCTTATATTTTTACCAAGAGAAGTTTTATATTCAGTTCTAGATAtctttttatatgaaaaacttGTAGTTGCTAGCCCTAGCCGGACCCGTGCGGTCCCGGGAGAGAACCACGTTCCTATTATATGCAGCAAGCATTGCATTTCACTTGTGAAAGTATTTGTCGCATAGAAAGTTCTGCGTTATGTCAGCCCCAATAATTGTTACACCACATGCATATAAGGAGCTGGGATAATGCACTTTGCACAGGAGCTGGGATAACCCAGATGGGTATCTCCAATGCTCATGTCATATTAAATTCTATCTTCTGTATACAGAGATAAttattaaaagataataatatcttaactttaatttaatgaggaGTGTGACAGTACAGGTAGTAATAACAAATtaggtttcggtgacggtggccggtttcattgaaaccaggccagttacgcaggagtaattttatagtgctcaagtgtgtgcgcagtacataagagcactgtctattcctttactctgaTAACCGGGActgggacggaagaccaacacgaccggcgagagatcaggcgcaggaccgactttttacatgcccctccgacgcatggatcatcttacttgtcagacaatcaggtgatcagcctgcattgtcctaatcaaacttggaaataacaagttttaTGACAGGAGTTTACCTATTCATCAGAGTATTTTAAACTTCACATTGACTTCTCTATACACGTAACGAACGAACGAacgaacgaactgtcaccagcagtatttccggacctatacgacctgcaaaccttcaagaaaagagcgtatttcctcttaaaaggccggcaacgcaactgcatcTCTTttgatgatgcgagtgtccatgggcgacggtagttgcttaccatcaggtgacccgtttgctcgtttgcccccttatttaataaaaaaaaatacacacacacacacactaaaaagcgttagaaaataaataaaactttagtcTAAAAACCATAGAAAGCGGGCACTCCTCATTTTATTTCGAGCCACTTCAAAAGCACTGCATGCTTAATACGATACCTATGTCTGTTGTCCCACGGGCAACATTTAGAATTGTATACTTCTTTGCAAACGCCTCCTTTAATCCTCTGCGCAATTTTCCTGCCAATTCGCTCACCATTTAActtcttgataataataattcatggTATAATGAATCATGATATCAGCAATTCACTTTCAATATAGAATATCCCCCGGGTCTGTTACTCAGGAGTCAGGTGTATTGCTTTCACAGCGAAAGTGCAAGCGTGACAGGAAATTTCTTCGTGACGGCTCAAATGTACAAATGTCAATGATTACTAAGGATTTTCCTCTGTCATGCGATcctggccctttagccaagccttttctttatcgctttttatagaatgtatgaaaatgtatgaaattgacgaTAAgcattcgttaatatgacgttgacgttcaacTAGTCTAATATGTAAATTCCATATATTTTGATCGGTGATgactataaagaagcgataaagaaaacttcTTGGCTATAAGCTCTGATGTATCgtatttcatacttttctcataaAATAGGTTTACGTTTCAGGTTGACCCTCGATGGGTTAATAGAAAGAAAACGTGCTGAGGCATATTTGTCTAATATTGGTCGAATGTCTGTGCTGTGTTAAACGCAATCatggtgacaaaatattatgacaattgTATTAAAGCAGCCAGGGTCTAGGAAAACAGGCAGCATATTACGCGCggagtatccatactaatattataaatgcgaaagtgtgtctgtctgtctgtctgtctcttcacgcccaaaccgctgaaccggtttggctgaaatttggcatggagatactttgagtcccgggaaaggacataggacacttttcatcccagaaaaatgtacggttcccgcgcgataaacgagttttggcgcaaaggagttgcgggtgtcatctagtgaTCTGATAAAGTCCAGTCGCTGATGGTGAGAAATTCGGCTATTCACTTACTTTTTATAGTATACTAGATGATTGATTGAAAATTTGTTTGtcgtgtgggaaccgtacatttttccgggattaaaagtatcctatgtccgttcccgggactcaaagtaaccctataccaaatttcagcaaaatcggttcactggtttaagcgtaaagagataacagacagacagacctagacggacagacggacagacagacacacttctttcacatttatattatattagtatggaagtatggataggtCAACGGCCTAATTTCTCTAATAACAACATACTCGATTATCATATTATGCGTACGAGAATATACATATACGGTTCAGTGCCATGCCACACGATGCAGTGCGGCGGCGGTGCGGCGGCGGTGCGGCGGCGGTGCGGCGGCGGTGCGGCGGGCAGTGCGGCGCCTGACCGGTGCCGCTCCAGTttcctacatataaaaatgtatggttactaTGGTATGGCACACGGCGCCGTCCGGTGCGCTCAGGCGCTGCACCGCACGCGCACCGGAATCGAGATGAGGCGGGGACGCGGGGAGCTCGAGTCCGTAGCTGCTACAGTACTGCAAAACGTTGCGCCGCACTACCGGCCACACTGACCGTGTGGCCGGTAGTCCGGCGAGCGACAAGTAGCGACAGTTCAATGGACGAATTACATTTTCTATTGCGACCGCCCTTTAGCCAAACTTGAACTTAGCTTAATATTCCCTATTGACAACTTTGAAGTCCAAGTGGGACTTCAAAGTTATCAATAGGGAATATTAAGCTAAGGTCAGAGTCTGCTCTGCGCTATAACTAGCACATAcctacagtaaataatccgaccaaaatccgaaaTGCACACGATTGTCAGAAAAGTGtaaaacgtcgaacaaaactttttaggGTGacgccaaacgagcgtaatttgcgagttgtgagtcgcagaatttcggctggcagaaattctgctgcattcagtttcataccaAAGTCCTGTTTGaatcacacgagcgtaattttgtgagtcatgatttgtatgaaaagatatttacgcgacgcgatttacaaattacactcgtttggcttcacccgtgtctgtgtttttttttgccgACGCGAAAACATTACAGtacctaataattaatatatcgcTATTTCCTGGATTCCGCGTACATTTCACTGCCCAAACAGCTGGTTTAAGGCCTACTACGAAGCctactacataattattatagtaaattattatagttatagctGCAGGTACCCACGTACTCAAGTTCACAGTCACACGGTACCAATGTGTACGAAAAAGGTCATCGACCCACAATGAAAGTGATGCAGTAATACATATAAGAACAAATAATACTTTTACTGTGCGTATATAGAAAGCTACTTTCCCTGGTGGACGTGTGGCTTCGCGAATTTTTACTGAATCACCTTGtatctaataattattgtaatgttcaattaaatgttttttttttttactgaaatccattcatacgaatattttaaatgcgaaagtgtgtctgtctgtctgttacctcgtcacgcccaaaaCAACTAAACCGATTTGTTCTGaaacatagggtactttttattcgggaaaaatgtacggttcccgcgcgattaacgatttttggcgcaacggagttgtgggcgtctagtaaaatataaaatagcgCTTCTCAGCAAGTTTGACACATCATGGAATATTtcttaaaagtaaatatttgtaGAGATGCAGGTTTAGTCGTCAAAAATGTGTTACACATTGATATATCTGCTTAACCAGCTTTCTTTCCGTAAAACTAGATTATCAcactaaaatttatataaatattaagtatttgaCTAATGCATTATGTACTaagaagtaattaattaatattcctCACAAATATATAATTAACTTTCAAAATTACAAACTCTTATTAAAATCTTTTGCATTAATTGTTTCAAAGTTTTAGCAAGAAATATCAGTAAAAGTAACAATGTATAATAATGATTTTGATAGAATATTCTATAGATAGAATGTTTTCAATGTTCTTGGAtgtgttttaaattatatatatgttagtaaaaatcttaaatatattatgtatattgtacagtataaaatcattaaatattatatttccgttgtctggtacctgtaacacaagtccttcaggtacttagactgacgtggtgtgaagcgtccatagatattattatagatattggAATCATTACTTGCAACTTTCCTTCTGATGAGCTGGATAAAATTTGAGCGCGAATTTATAGGAACCGTAAGCAAAGGTCGCGGGTTCGGTTCTCGTTTTCTCTCGTTTCACATGCCGCTCAGATTATGGGCAGAATAATGTACTTGCTTTAAACGTGAGATCTCGTACATATTTTACGGCGAAAGCGCAGTACGCTAGATATACAAATGCTATATGTAAATATGCATGTTAATTTGTATGTAGGCTCccaaataagtttattttttacttacttaagtttatttatttacttaaaatttacttaaacaaaacaaatttatattacaaaataacatggattacaaatattatggcttaatgttattacaattattacaataagaCATCGGTAGCTACAAAAGTATAAAACTGCAGCGCAGCTAACAATGCCTCTTACAGTTGTTACAAAAACAGTACTTAACTTAAAATAAGTaacataaaatgtattataatttatatagataACAAGGCTATGGCTAATTACGgcttacaaaatataacaaatatgACATGTGACTGCCGTATATGTTATGTATGAGTTTAGGGGTTGGGGGATTGTGGACTAAGATGGGGTTGAATATTTTAGATTCATTAGATGGAAACGAGTTTTTCTGTTTCTTcgtaatttaattgttttagccatttttttaaacacttttttagTTTGTGTACACTTAATAagtgaatcgattttgataaaattaagcTGGGTATAGAATAAATTATAAGGAAGGATATAGCTTGCTTAATATTGGGATAAGACGGTATCGAAACGAAATTTCCTCTTATGCGCGCGCCtctttactacataatattctggTCTTCTTGAAACCGGTAGCGCCGGCGACAGACAAAATCAGCTTCAGGAGCCctattttatacagggtgtaacaaaactaagtgataatacttgagggtgtgtacgtgttccttgtaaagagttcactgtgaaagtagcagcactgaaagaccaaacattttttttcatttttgtatgggctagAGGGGTCACGCTTCCccgtacaaaaataaaaaatatttggtctttcagagctgctactttcacagtgaactttcatactcgcagcatcagaagagctgcaggtgcgttgccggccttttaaaagagaatag
This genomic window from Aricia agestis chromosome 2, ilAriAges1.1, whole genome shotgun sequence contains:
- the LOC121739661 gene encoding uncharacterized protein LOC121739661, with amino-acid sequence MASNIPVVLEGSTLGQRHQHFNGIVNKAFQQKLDLQSVLTAEEKLPIDRLYKIDLASKCRNVEYILNNLKDDDMLYVSRALKALWLLEPQYRDLINPRYLENVVFPHMIQPAVNKMRHWLQKNLKDHARCQEFYEYYKDRHGIAIKFFWHCSPDYMMTEINNIVDKLNPQDLKIICESCPQAAQVYFESLQTNKEALSRYFENEETYFKSIQSVLKAKPTAYLDIIEKYYSLSNFGQLSPEATCFIMKNHKDRFNAKLELYAGYFLNVKSVASFLSSEEAKDVVLRLARAEEIVLFNVFKKVERIIKRINVKERAAFKKLVFVEKCYGDKLKEFPYPMPSMKNVEETNIRSNFEDKKHDPREYEELDDIMFPLCGMACNFKCGMSYGAYADENMGCYIHKTPLELLFDKYRFKGFSETYQELSNKILVENSVEGRMNIFLVLVSKCGGVPEQVAKLLNLLVAKHMNEPSNLRAAVVRSLVKRACVWRLSVDTWDMMMKFGQNLGLDGNTDEPECVEGLHAVVIRHFIKNEEVTENIKETFLKNISTFKEYKLKSDEKLLIGPKLAKILLDCQPYNFLDVLADYKLNIKDITNAELTLVEKARTDKELLSKLYENNIGRRHLLKESFVLFNNEESFLNALKHNTSVLENGDSFVALMKTKRPNHDRFLTSLSLYFNEPNGLAEQHKSKLIGAIKENPLPQFARSINILSINILLSKLLQEVCVIEETKKKKELIAAFKSTTHKSRPVLRILGNDSKELEWLGAKAVANKVLICREKDREFYTKFLLQWRGTARLAIRLAVNSQFSTETFIAASKLRPIVALKMANKTYLRNKTIDPQVWEVTKQLIKSLITEKASEYLRNQLLNNDDVPENIKSQYWEILFKIFTKIDKKKPLPILCRIENCQTTANQDFIKSVMETFINEELVLSKFTDDDIAKKNRCLYVRVLAKYLVTSVSKEEQKEKLENICYHFFEKIRVIKETLKEKYQFLNLYEMLREFVRALKYNKAFLGNYSPSYTVFEIILVNMKKIFPEEKHFVLYLETYSIMLYYRSLQQSINKKPEIFKNLEANLAEATETVGLQMGQNIGLEIREITSKYFFSIIDIYKKVLVQYLDDFNYNYADNGIILPVIKGLIEIGQTQSLLLAVYIAKKRYYNIPQSTRESLVKDLKAFNDETVNFFLYANN